The following are encoded together in the Zingiber officinale cultivar Zhangliang chromosome 8A, Zo_v1.1, whole genome shotgun sequence genome:
- the LOC122007914 gene encoding putative pentatricopeptide repeat-containing protein At3g23330, giving the protein MQHSAVHSISLLDSLLLLLPSSSSDAVQTRSHARQLHALLLKCHPRPSPLLFSLYTYLGLVGDALRAFASPPAPSPACYAAVIRCSSARGLFHHSLSVFARLRSSGAPLPHALLPSVLKSSAALRDPRLAETLHGFLIRSGWLSDLFSSNALMNTYCKLCHDADDHARTTTDGVSKCLPKFDCLGSVRKVFDEMPERDVVSWNTLIAGAAEVGMYFEALSMVRNMGVSGLKPDSFTLSSILPIFAEYVDDYKGMEIHGFAIRHALDSDVFIGSSLIDMYGNCTNVEYLCRVFDNLPNPDSISWNSIIAGLVQNGMFDEGLKLFRKMLILQIKPMSVTFSSIMPACAHLTTLHLGKQLHGYVIRGGFDKNAFVASSLIDMYVKCGNNRIARRVFDRIQSPDIVSWTAMIMGYALHGPAKKALSLFQQMEMENVKPNHVAFVAVLTACSHAGLVDEAWDYFHRMSKDYRITPRLEHYAAVADLLGRAGKLDEAYDFISTMHIKPTASVWSTLLAACRVHKNAELAEKVAQKIFEIEPRNLGSHVLMSNIYSAAGRWKEATKVRMTMKHKGMKKQPACSWIEVQNDLHGFVAHDTSHPWYNEIMKALEVLMELMKRDGYVPNTEDVLHDVEEEQKRHMLCGHSERLAIAFGIIRTPPGTTIRVTKNLRVCVDCHTATKYISRIVGREIVVRDLNRFHHFKDGDCSCGDYW; this is encoded by the coding sequence ATGCAGCACTCAGCCGTCCACTCCATTTCCCTCCTcgactccctcctcctcctccttccatcCTCCTCCTCCGACGCCGTCCAAACCAGATCCCACGCTCGGCAACTCCACGCCCTCCTCCTCAAGTGCCACCCGCgcccctctcctctcctcttctccctctACACCTACCTCGGCCTCGTCGGCGACGCCCTCCGCGCCTTCGCCTCTCCTCCCGCCCCCTCCCCCGCCTGCTACGCTGCCGTCATCCGCTGCTCCTCCGCCCGCGGCCTCTTCCACCACTCCCTCTCCGTCTTCGCCCGCCTCCGCTCCTCCGGTGCTCCCCTACCCCACGCCCTCCTCCCCTCCGTACTCAAGTCCTCCGCCGCCCTTAGGGACCCGCGCCTCGCTGAAACCCTTCACGGATTCTTGATTCGCTCCGGTTGGCTCTCCGACCTCTTCTCCTCCAATGCCCTCATGAACACGTACTGCAAATTATGCCATGATGCCGACGACCACGCGCGGACGACCACAGATGGTGTTTCTAAATGCTTGCCAAAATTTGACTGTTTGGGAAGCGTCAGAAAGGTGTTCGACGAAATGCCTGAACGAGATGTCGTCTCGTGGAACACCTTGATTGCAGGAGCTGCGGAAGTCGGGATGTATTTTGAAGCTTTATCCATGGTCAGGAACATGGGCGTCTCTGGTCTGAAGCCTGATTCATTCACTTTGTCGAGCATTCTTCCAATCTTTGCTGAATATGTTGATGATTACAAGGGAATGGAGATTCATGGCTTTGCAATAAGGCACGCATTGGATTCAGACGTGTTCATCGGGAGTAGCTTGATCGACATGTATGGCAACTGCACAAATGTGGAATATTTATGCCGTGTGTTTGATAATTTACCCAACCCTGATTCGATATCGTGGAATTCGATTATAGCTGGTCTAGTACAAAACGGCATGTTTGATGAGGGGCTCAAATTGTTCCGAAAGATGCTGATTCTTCAGATAAAGCCAATGTCAGTGACTTTCTCAAGCATCATGCCTGCTTGTGCTCACTTGACTACATTGCATCTCGGAAAGCAGCTTCATGGTTATGTCATTCGAGGTGGATTCGATAAGAATGCTTTCGTAGCCAGCTCGCTTATTGATATGTATGTGAAATGTGGAAATAATCGTATTGCTCGGCGAGTCTTTGACAGGATACAATCTCCGGATATCGTCTCATGGACTGCAATGATTATGGGATATGCCTTGCATGGACCAGCAAAAAAAGCACTATCACTGTTCCAGCAGATGGAGATGGAAAATGTGAAGCCTAATCATGTGGCATTTGTGGCAGTATTAACTGCTTGTAGCCATGCTGGTTTAGTCGACGAGGCTTGGGATTACTTCCATAGAATGTCTAAGGATTACAGGATCACTCCCAGATTGGAGCATTATGCAGCTGTTGCTGACCTTCTTGGTCGAGCTGGGAAGCTGGATGAAGCCTATGATTTTATTTCCACTATGCACATAAAACCTACAGCAAGTGTTTGGTCTACCTTGCTGGCAGCTTGTAGGGTTCATAAGAATGCCGAATTAGCTGAGAAAGTAGCTCAAAAAATCTTTGAGATTGAGCCCAGAAACTTGGGATCGCATGTTCTCATGTCAAATATTTATTCAGCTGCTGGTAGATGGAAAGAAGCGACCAAAGTAAGAATGACGATGAAACACAAGGGGATGAAGAAGCAACCGGCTTGTAGCTGGATCGAAGTGCAAAATGATTTACATGGATTTGTGGCGCATGATACATCTCACCCATGGTATAATGAGATAATGAAGGCATTAGAAGTTTTAATGGAATTAATGAAACGTGATGGTTATGTACCTAACACTGAGGATGTGCTGCATGATGTTGAAGAAGAGCAGAAGAGGCATATGCTATGCGGTCACAGTGAAAGGCTTGCAATAGCATTTGGCATAATAAGAACTCCTCCAGGAACTACCATTAGAGTAACAAAGAACCTTCGAGTATGTGTTGATTGTCATACGGCAACAAAATATATCTCAAGGATTGTTGGAAGGGAGATAGTTGTTAGGGATTTGAACCGCTTCCACCATTTCAAGGATGGGGATTGTTCATGCGGGGATTATTGGTAG
- the LOC122007915 gene encoding 60S ribosomal protein L14-1-like, whose translation MPFKRYVEIGRVALVNYGKEYGRLVVIVDVIDQNRALVDAPDMIRGQINFKRLSLTDIKIDIPRVPKKKTLIEAMEAADVKNKWEKSSWGRKLIVQKRRAALNDFDRYKVMVAKIKRGRAIREKLAKLKRENPA comes from the exons ATG CCGTTCAAGCGATATGTGGAGATCGGCAGGGTTGCCCTTGTCAATTACGGGAAGGAGTACGGAAGGCTCGTCGTTATCGTCGATGTCATCGATCAGAACAGG GCTTTGGTCGACGCACCTGATATGATTCGTGGCCAAATTAACTTCAAGAGGCTTTCTCTTACTGATATAAAGATTGACATACCACGTGTTCCTAAGAAAAAGACCCTGATCGAAGCCATGGAAGCTGCAG ATGTGAAGAATAAATGGGAGAAGAGCTCATGGGGTAGGAAGCTTATCGTGCAGAAGAGGAGAGCTGCGCTGAATGACTTCGACCGGTACAAAGTCATGGTGGCCAAGATCAAG AGAGGACGTGCCATCAGAGAAAAATTGGCTAAACTAAAAAGGGAGAACCCAGCTTGA
- the LOC122010598 gene encoding CRIB domain-containing protein RIC7-like has protein sequence MGTLVKKGFLKPIRYISQIFDQKEEEMQIGFPTDVKHVAHIGSDGPNSGDASWMKNYHSAPISLTEAQGRGDPATNTADSQGSEALQDGTKESSIDDDDEGKDSTKPRHSRRHKSVETLTIDDSEPTNSGVKKGRRGRKKDQSIDQDKDVPAVPKQSRRRSKDDGGSVRSSKSKAVPPSKKDTTADGEKKNAKMEEAITEL, from the exons ATGGGCACCCTCGTGAAGAAGGGTTTTCTGAAGCCCATTCGCTATATTTCCCAAAtctttg ACCAAAAGGAGGAAGAGATGCAAATCGGGTTTCCAACTGATGTTAAGCATGTGGCCCACATTGGAAGCGATGGGCCCAACAGTGGAGACGCATCCTGG ATGAAAAATTACCACTCTGCCCCAATCAGCCTCACTGAGGCTCAAGGAAGAGGAGATCCTGCCACAAACACAGCCGATTCTCAAG GCTCCGAGGCTTTACAAGATGGGACGAAAGAGTCTTCgatcgacgacgacgacgagggTAAAGACTCCACCAAGCCGCGCCACTCGAGGCGACACAAATCCGTTGAAACTCTGACGATCGACGATTCTGAGCCGACCAACAGCGGGGTGAAGAAAGGTAGGCGCGGACGCAAAaaggatcagtcgattgatcaggATAAGGATGTTCCAGCAGTCCCCAAGCAATCGAGGCGACGATCGAAAGATGATGGAGGGTCGGTCAGGTCTTCTAAGTCTAAGGCCGTGCCACCGTCGAAGAAGGACACGACGGCGGACGGGGAGAAGAAGAATGCGAAGATGGAGGAGGCTATCAcggaattataa